The genomic region CGAGCCGCCCGAATGAAGGGCTCCAGCGGGTCCCCCGGTCGCCCGGCGTGCGACCCGACGCGCTGTGAGCGCTCACACGCGCCCGGGCGACCACACCTCTGGAATTTGCGGTCGGCGGCGCGATAGTTACGGCGGAGGAACGTGCCGCCAGGACGCCCTGGACCGACCCGGCGAGGCGGTGCCGCGCCCCCGGGAGACAGCAGCCGCCGCCCTACTTTCCGCAAGACGGCGGCTGGAGATGTTATCGATAAACTGCTATCTTTCGGCGCGGGAGTGCAGGGCACGCTCCCCGTCACCCCAGCCAATCGGCAGGGCGCTCGTGGGCACCACCACCGCGCCGCCTGGCCGGTCGGCGACAAGTCCGGGCCGCTCCGCCGATGCTGGCTGACCGCAGGCGGCCAACGGGCGATTCCGACCCGGCCACATGCCCAGCCTCCCCCCGCCCGCACGGGCGCCCCCGCATCGACGGAGAGCCCGGGCACGAACCGGCTCGTCGATGGCGGACGAGCCGGGCACAGCCGGCGGGTCGTTCGGTCGACGTCGTGCGCACCACCGGCCCAGACGATCAAGGGCAAGGAGGCAAGCAATGGTCAAACGTACACAGCTGTTGTCGACAATCGCCGCCGCAGCCGTTCTCCTCGCGGCGTCCACCGGTGCGGCGTTGAGCGGCGCGCTGGGCGCCACGGCGGAGGCCGCGACCAACGGCACGCTCGCGGCGACCGCCGGATGCGGTAAGGCGCCCACCCTGACCAGCGGGACGCGCACCATCTCCAGCAGCGGGCAGAACCGCACCTACATCCTGCGGATCCCGGACAACTACGACAGGAACCGCCCCTACCGGCTGATCTTCGGCTTCCACTGGCTGAACGGGTCGGCGAACAACGTCGCCTCGGCCGGCTACTACGGTCTGCTGCCGCTGTCGAACAACAGCACGATCTTCGTCGCGCCCCAGGGCATCGACAACGGCTGGGCCAACACCAACGGCCGCGACCTGACCCTCTTCGACGACATCTCCCGGCAGGTGGAGAACGACCTCTGCGTCGAAACGACCCAGCGCTTCGCCCTCGGCTGGAGCTACGGCGGGGCGATGAGCTACGCGGTGGCCTGCGCGCGGCCCACCGTCGTCCGGGCGGTAACCGTGATTTCCGGCGCCAACCTCAGCGGATGCAACGGCGGCACCCAGCCCGTCGCCTACTTCGGCATCCACGGCACCTTCGACAGCGTCCTCAACATCTCCATGGGTCGATCGCTGCGGGACACGTTCGTCCGGAACAACGGTTGCACCGCGCAGAGCCCACGCGAGCCGAGCCGAGGCAGCCTCACCCACATCACCACCACCTACTCCGGCTGCCGGGCCGGATACCCGGTGCAGTGGGCAGCCTTCGACGGCGACCACACCCCCAGCCCTGTCGACGGGTCGTCAAGCCCGAACGACTCGCGGACGTGGACCTCTGCGGAGATCTGGCGGTTCTTCACCCAGTTCGAGACCACGCCGCCGCCCACCACCGCGCCGCCGACGAGCCCGCCACCCACGTCCGCGCCGCCCACCACGCCTCCGCCGACCACACCGCCACCCACCACCCCGCCGCCGACCGGCGAACCGGGCGTCTGCACCGCCACCTACCGCACCGTGAACACCTGGCCCGGCGGTTTCCAGGCTGAGGTCACAGTGGCCAACACCAGCACCGCCCCGCTCAACGGCTGGACCGTGCGCCTGGGCCTGGCCTCCGGCCAGACCATCAGCAGCCTCTGGAACGGCGTCAACACCGGCACCACCGGCACCGTCAGCGTCCAGAACGCCGCATACAACGGCTCGTTGGGCCCGAACGCCTCCACCACCTTCGGATTCACCGCCACCGGCAACGGCGCCACGCCGCCCAGCGGCGTCACCTGCACCAGCCCTTGACCGACGGCGACACGTGTGCCCGGAGCCAGCCGGCTCCGGGCACACGGCGCGACAGTTCTGTCCAACATGGACAACGTGTACGTCGAGTACGTCCGACCCGGGACGACGACCGGCGACGCCACCTGAGCGAACGCGGGCAGCGCACAGCCCTCCGGCGACGCTTCCTGACCGATCGGCCACCGCCAGCCGCCCAGGTCTGCACCGGCCGGTGTACGCCAGTGCCGACCGGGCAGTGCGTTCGGTGCAAGGTGCCCTCAGCCACCGGTCGAGACGGTGATCGGCGGCGGCGAATCGGTGTCCAAGACTCGCTTTTCGCAGGTGGCGGGGGGTTGCTATGGTCGCCGCGACGCCGGACCTCGGCGCCGACGGGAGGGTGTGCGATGGGGCTGATGGACAAGCTCCGGGGCGAACTCGTCGACATCGTTGAGTGGCTGGATGACAGCCGGGACACGATCGTCTGGCGGTTCCCCCGGTACCAGAACGAGATCAAGATGGGCGCCCAGTTGGTCGTCCGGGAGTCCCAGACGGCGGTCTTCGTCAACGAGGGGAAGATCGCCGACGCCTTCCCACCGGGAACGTACACGCTGGAAACCCGGAACATGCCCATCCTGTCCACCCTCAAGGGCTGGAAGTACGGCTTCAACTCGCCGTTCAAGGCCGAGGTGTACTTCGTCAACACCCGGCAGTTCACCGACATGAAGTGGGGCACGCAGAACCCGATCATCCTGCGTGACGCCGAGTTCGGCGTGGTCCGGGTGCGGGCGTTCGGCGCGTACGCGGCCCGGGTGGTGGACGCCTCACAGCTCCTGCGGGAGCTTGTCGGCACCGACCCGCAGTTCCGCACCGAGGAGGTGCAGGAATACCTGCGGCAGCTCATCGTGGGACGACTGGGCAACGCGCTGGCCACGGCGGGCGTGCCGCTGCTGGACCTGGCGGCGCACCAGGACGAGATCGGCCGGCGCCTCGCGGGCGTGTTGACAGCGGAGCTGGCCGAGGTCGGTATCGCGATCCCCAAGTTCGTCATCGAGAACGTCTCCGTGCCGCCGGAGGTGGAGCAGGCGCTCGACAAGCGGACCAGCATGGGCGCTGTCGGCGACCTGGGCCGGTACACCCAGTTCCAGGCGGCCAACGCCATGGAGGCCGCAGCCAAGAACCCAGGCGGCGAGGCGGGCGCCGGCATCGGGCTGGGCATGGGCATGGCCATGGGCCAGCAGATGTCCCGGGCGATGGCGGGCGGCTCGGGCGCGCCGCAGCCGGCACCAGCCGCCGCACAGCCGGCCCCCGCTCAGCCGGCCGCCGCCGAGCCGCCGCCGCTGCCGAACCAGGCGCAGTGGTACGTCGGCGTCGCCGGGCAGCGGCAGGGCCCGTACGACCTCGGTGGGCTGGCCGAGCAGGTGGGCGCGGGCACGTTGGGCCCGGACACGCTCGTCTGGCAGGCCGGCATGGCTCAGTGGCAGCCCGCCGGGCAGGTGCCGGAGCTGGCGGCGGTGCTGGCCAGCGTCCCGCCACCGCTGCCGCCGCAGTGAGGGGGCGAGTGCCGGCATGAGCGAGATTGCGGTTTCCCCGCCCTCGTACGGGTGCGGGGGGTGTGGCGCCCGCGTGGAGTACACGCCGGGCGCGGCAGCGCTGAGCTGCCCGTACTGCGGGTACCGGCAGGAGGTCGCCGGTGCCGGCCGGGAGGTGCGCGAGCACGCGTACAACGAACTGGCGAGCCTGCCGCGCAAGCCGGTGGCAAGCGTCGCCGCGCACGCGTACGTCTGCCCGGCCTGCGGCGCTCACACCGAGAGCGACGCAATCGCGAAGCGCTGCCAGTTCTGCGCCACGCCACTGGTGGCGGAGAACGTGACCGGCGAGTTGATCGCGCCGGAGGCGGTGCTGCCGTTCGCTGTGGACCGGGCGGGCGTGCGCACCGCCCTGGGCACCTGGTGCCGCAGCCGCTGGTTCGCGCCGGGGAGCCTGAAGAAGGTAAGCGAGGCGGAGACGCTCAAGGGCACCTACCTGCCGCACTGGACGTTCGACGCGCGAACCGTGTCGGACTACCAGGGTCAGCGCGGTGAGCACTACTACGTCACCGAGACGTACACGGTGACTGTGGACGGCCGGCAGGAGACGCGCACCCGACAGGTGCGCCACACCCGGTGGCACCCGGCGAGCGGCACCGTCCGCCGGGACTTCGACGACGTGCTGGTGCCCGCCACCACGCACCTGCCGGCGAAGCAGCTCGACGAGCTGGCCCCGTGGCCGCTGACCGAGGCGGTCGCGTACCACAGCGACTACCTGGCCGGATATCACGCGCTGCGCTATGACACCGAGCCCGAGGCGGGGCTCGTCGAGGCGAAGTCGCGGATGGCACCGGTCATCGAGGGGGACTGCCGGTCGGACATCGGCGGGGACGAGCAGCGGGTCTCCGCGGTGGACACCGCCTACTCGGACGTGGCGTACAAGTTGATGCTGCTGCCGGTGTGGATCGCCGCGTACCTGCACGCCGGCAAGTCGTACCAGGTCCTGGTCAACGCCCGGACCGGCGAGGTCATCGGCGAGCGTCCGTACAGCGCGGCGAAGATCGCGGCGGCGGTGCTGGCCGCGCTGGCGCTGGTGGCGGCGCTCGTGATGGCGTACGTGCTGAGTCGCTAGCTTCTCCCCCGTCGACGGGCACGCACAGCGGCACGGGCCACCGGTACCGATACCGGTGGCCCGTGCCGATGCGCTTCAGGCCGCCGAAGCGGTCCGGATCGGTGGACGGGTCGAGGAATGCCCGAGTGGCCGATTCGCGAGTGCCGCGATCCGCAGGAGGGTGACGGCATGACAAAGGTCGGCTGAGCGACAGCGACGGAAAGGGCCCCTGATGGACGCACTGAGGAAGACCTCGCTTGTCGCGGGCGTGTTCTATGTGCTCACCTTCGTATCGATTCCGACGCTCTCCCTGTACGCGCCGGTGCGCGACGCTGACTACATCGTCGGCACCACGTCGGACACCTCGGTCGCCGTCGGCGCCGCCCTCGAGGTGATCGTCGCCCTCGCCTGCATGGGCACCGCCATCGCGCTGTATCCGGTGCTCAAGCGGCAGGGTGAAGCCCGTGCGCTGGGCTTCGTCGGCGTCCGGGTCCTCGAAGCCGCAGGCATCTTCATCGGCGTCGCGAGCCTCCTGACGGTCGTGGCCCTGCGGCGGGCCGAAGTCGGAGCGGACGCGCTCGTCACCGGTCAGATGCTTGTCGCCTTCTACGACTCGGTCTTCCTGCTCAGCCAGAGCTTCCTGCCGGCCGTGAACGCCCTGCTGCTGGGTTCCCTGCTGTACCAGGCACGCCTGGTGCCACGGGTACTCCCACTGATCGGGCTGGCGGGAGCGCCCCTGCTCGTCGCCGCCGACCTCGGCATCCTGTTCGGTCTCTGGGACCGGTTGTCCCCCGTGACGGCCCTCACCGCCCTCCCCATCGCCGTGTGGGAGTTCTCGCTGGGCGTCTACCTGATCGTCAAGGGCTTCAAGCCCTCGCCGGTCACCGCCGACCTGGCTGTCAACGGCGTCCGGCCCGTCCAGGACGCCACCGTCTAACCGAGGGGCAGCGGCTGCCGCCGGCCGCGGTTCAGGCCGCGCGCCGCCGGACCTCGCTCATCGGCTGGCCTGTCGAATCGGGTGACCCGCGCCGCCGACGTGGGTGGCGGACGGGTCGGCACCTGCCCGGGCGTGGCCGCCCCGGACGTCCTCCTCGATACGCTTCGCGGCGGCCAGCAGCGGCGGAAGCAGGTCCCGGCGGATCACCTCGAAGGAGCCCCGGGAGGCGTGCGCGGAGACGTTGACCGCGGCGATCACCGTTCCGTTCTCGCCATGGATCGGCGCGGCGAGCGACCGCAGCCCCTCCTCCAACTCCTGGTCCACTATCGCGTACCCCTGGGCGGCGATCTTCGCCAGGACGGTCCGCAGCTTCGCCGGGTCGGTGATGGTGCGCCGCGTCAACGGCCGCAGCTGGGCCGTGGCGAGGTAGGCGTCCAGCCAGTCCGCCGGTTGCGCGGCGAGCAGCACCCGGCCCATGGACGTGGCGTACGCGGGGAAGCGGGTGCCGACGCTGATCCCCACCGTCATGATCCGCTTGGTGGGAACGCGGGCGACGTAGACCACCTCGTCGCCGTCGAGCACCGACACCGAGCAGGACTCGCGTACCTGCGCGACAAGCGCCTCCATGTGCCGCTGCGCGACCTCGGGCAGGCTCAGGCTCGACAGGTACGCGTAGCCGAGGTCGAGAATCCGCGCCCGCAGCGAGAAGAGCCTGCCGTCGGTGTGCACGTAGCCCAACTCGACCAGTGTGTGCAGGAACCGGCGCGCGGCGGCCCGGGTCAGCCCGGTCCTGCGGGACACATCGCTGAGCGTGAGTTGCGGGTGGTCGGCGTCGAACGCCCGGATCACCGCGAGCCCGCGCTCCAGCGATTGGACGAACTCCGGCGATCTCGTCGCCTCCGCGCGCACGCTCACCCGGCCTCCTGCCGCAGGGCCTCCCGGGCCACCTTGAACGCCCGGTTGGCCGCCGGTACGCCAGCGTAGACGCCGACCTGGAGCAGGACCTCCGCCACCTCCTGCCGGCTCAGTCCGTTGCGCAGCGCGGCGCGGACGTGCATCGCCAACTCCTCGTCGTGGTGCAGGGTGGCGAGCACGGCGAGGGTGATGCAACTGCGGGTACGCCGGTCGAGGCCCGGCCGGCTCCACACCTCGCCCCACGCGTAGCGGGTGATGAAGTCCTGGAAGTCGGCGGTGAACTCGTCGGTGCCGGCCACCGCGCTGTCGACGTGCGCGTCACCCAGCACCTGCCGGCGTACCGTCATGCCTGCCTCGTGCCGCTCCCTGTCGTTCATCGGTCTCCCGGTCTCTCGTCGAAGTGGTCCAACAGGAGTCGGCTCACCTGCTCGGGTTGCTCGACGTTTGCCAGGTGCGCCGCCGCGCCGACCACTGCCAGCCGGGCACCGGGGATGCGCCCGACGATCTCGCGGGCGTGTTCCACGGAGGTGGCCCTGTCGTCGGCGCCCGCGACGACAAGTGTCGGCGCGTCGATCCGGGCCAGGTCGGGGCGCAGATCCATTGTGGCTATCGCCTCGCAGGACGCGGCGTAGCCGGCGGGGGACGTCGCGGTGAGCATGGCACGGTGGGTGGCGACCACGTCCGGTCGGTCGGCGGCGAAGCCGGGAGTGAACCAGCGGGCCACCACAGCGTCGGCGACGGCTTCCAGCCCGACGGCTCGTACCGTCGCCGCCCGGTCCCGCCACTGCTCGGGTGGGCCGAGCGACGCCGACGTGCAGAGCAGCGCCAGCCGCCGCACCCGGTCGGGCGCGTGCGCGGCGAGCCACATGCCGACCATGCCGCCGAGGGACAGGCCCGCGTAGTGGACCCACGGCACGTCGAGGTCGTCGAGCGTCCGCAGCAGCTCACAGCCCAGAAGATCCATCGTGTACGGGCCGAACGGCACCGCCGAGCGGCCGTGGCCCAGGTGGTCGTACCGGATGACCCGGAACCGCTTCGCGAGGACCGCCGCCTGGGGTTCCCACATCGCGCCCGTGGTGCCGAGGGAGCTGCCGAGCAGCAGCACCGGCGCGTCGGCCGGTCCGTCAACTGTGGTGTGCAGCCGAGCTGTCATGTCCGCGGCCCTCGCACGGCGGCCAGGGCGTTGTCGACGAACCGGCCGGCCGAGCCCAGCCAACGGTGCGGGTCGAGCGCCTCGTCGACCTGCGCCTCGGACAGGTGGGCGCGGACCTGCGGGTCGGCGAGCAGTGCCGCGCGGAACGAGGGCGCCGCGGCGGCACGGGTGACCAGGTCGTGTGCGGCGTCGCGACCGAGGGCGGGTGCCAGCCGCGCGGCGACCGCCTCGGCGAGCACGAGCCCACCCGTGACGTCGAGGTTCCTGCGCATCCGCTCCGGGCGGACCTGGAGCTCGGCCAGCATCCGCGCACACCGGCTGGCCGCGCCGCCGGCAAGGTGCAGCAGGTCGAGCAGGGGCTCCCACTCGGCGTGCCACGCGCCGGCGGCCCGTTCGTGCTCCTGCACGGCGGCGGCGAACAGTGTGGCGACGAGGCCTGGACCGCGCCGCGCGGCGGAGCCGATAAGCACCGAGTCCACCGGGTTGTGCTTGTGCGGCATCGCCGAGGAGCCGCCCCGCCCGGCCCCGCCCTCGGCGACTTCGCCGATCTCGGTCTGGGCCAGCAGCCCGACGTCGAGCGCGACCTTGCCGGTGGCCGCGAGAAGCCCACCGAGGGCGGCGGCCAGGTCGAGCCGGGGCTGTCTGCGGGTGTGCCAGGGCAGCGGGCTGGCTGGTAGACCCAGGTGCGCGGCGAACCGCTCGGCGATGTCCGGGCCGGCCGGGCCGAGCGCGGCAAGGGTGCCGACCGCGCCGCCGAGTTGCGCGGGTTGAGCGGCGCCCGCCTGCCGGAGCCGGTCCCGGGCGTCGACAAGGCCTGTCAACCAGCCGGCGGCCTTGAGCCCGAACGTGGTGGGTGCCGCCTGCTGCCCGAGGGTCCGGGCGACGAGCACCGTGTCCCGATGGGTGTCGGCGAGCCGGGCGGCGGCCTCCACGGCGGCGTCGAGGTGGCGCAGCAGCGGCCCGAGCGCCCGTACGGCCACCAGGCTCAGCGCGGTGTCGAGGATGTCCTGGCTTGTCGCGCCGATGTGCACCCAACCCTGGGCGTGCTCCGGCACTGCGGCGGTCAGCTCCCGCACCAGCGGGACGACAGGGTTGCCTGCCGCGTCGGCCGCCCGGCCGAGGGACGCCGTGTCGTACCGTTCGGCGCGGCACTGCTCGACTATCGCGTCGGCCGCGGTCGTGGGCAGGACACCGGCGTCCGCAGCGGCGCGGACGAGCGCGGCCTCCGCGTCGAGCAGGGCCCGCAGCAGGGCCGTGTCGCCGAGTTCCTTGTCGACCTCGGGAGCGCCGGAGAGACTGCCCAGCAGCCCGTCAGACGGCGAAGAAAACTGTCTC from Micromonospora profundi harbors:
- a CDS encoding cellulose binding domain-containing protein — its product is MVKRTQLLSTIAAAAVLLAASTGAALSGALGATAEAATNGTLAATAGCGKAPTLTSGTRTISSSGQNRTYILRIPDNYDRNRPYRLIFGFHWLNGSANNVASAGYYGLLPLSNNSTIFVAPQGIDNGWANTNGRDLTLFDDISRQVENDLCVETTQRFALGWSYGGAMSYAVACARPTVVRAVTVISGANLSGCNGGTQPVAYFGIHGTFDSVLNISMGRSLRDTFVRNNGCTAQSPREPSRGSLTHITTTYSGCRAGYPVQWAAFDGDHTPSPVDGSSSPNDSRTWTSAEIWRFFTQFETTPPPTTAPPTSPPPTSAPPTTPPPTTPPPTTPPPTGEPGVCTATYRTVNTWPGGFQAEVTVANTSTAPLNGWTVRLGLASGQTISSLWNGVNTGTTGTVSVQNAAYNGSLGPNASTTFGFTATGNGATPPSGVTCTSP
- a CDS encoding SPFH domain-containing protein, translated to MDKLRGELVDIVEWLDDSRDTIVWRFPRYQNEIKMGAQLVVRESQTAVFVNEGKIADAFPPGTYTLETRNMPILSTLKGWKYGFNSPFKAEVYFVNTRQFTDMKWGTQNPIILRDAEFGVVRVRAFGAYAARVVDASQLLRELVGTDPQFRTEEVQEYLRQLIVGRLGNALATAGVPLLDLAAHQDEIGRRLAGVLTAELAEVGIAIPKFVIENVSVPPEVEQALDKRTSMGAVGDLGRYTQFQAANAMEAAAKNPGGEAGAGIGLGMGMAMGQQMSRAMAGGSGAPQPAPAAAQPAPAQPAAAEPPPLPNQAQWYVGVAGQRQGPYDLGGLAEQVGAGTLGPDTLVWQAGMAQWQPAGQVPELAAVLASVPPPLPPQ
- a CDS encoding DUF4386 domain-containing protein; amino-acid sequence: MDALRKTSLVAGVFYVLTFVSIPTLSLYAPVRDADYIVGTTSDTSVAVGAALEVIVALACMGTAIALYPVLKRQGEARALGFVGVRVLEAAGIFIGVASLLTVVALRRAEVGADALVTGQMLVAFYDSVFLLSQSFLPAVNALLLGSLLYQARLVPRVLPLIGLAGAPLLVAADLGILFGLWDRLSPVTALTALPIAVWEFSLGVYLIVKGFKPSPVTADLAVNGVRPVQDATV
- a CDS encoding IclR family transcriptional regulator; this translates as MSVRAEATRSPEFVQSLERGLAVIRAFDADHPQLTLSDVSRRTGLTRAAARRFLHTLVELGYVHTDGRLFSLRARILDLGYAYLSSLSLPEVAQRHMEALVAQVRESCSVSVLDGDEVVYVARVPTKRIMTVGISVGTRFPAYATSMGRVLLAAQPADWLDAYLATAQLRPLTRRTITDPAKLRTVLAKIAAQGYAIVDQELEEGLRSLAAPIHGENGTVIAAVNVSAHASRGSFEVIRRDLLPPLLAAAKRIEEDVRGGHARAGADPSATHVGGAGHPIRQASR
- the pcaC gene encoding 4-carboxymuconolactone decarboxylase, giving the protein MNDRERHEAGMTVRRQVLGDAHVDSAVAGTDEFTADFQDFITRYAWGEVWSRPGLDRRTRSCITLAVLATLHHDEELAMHVRAALRNGLSRQEVAEVLLQVGVYAGVPAANRAFKVAREALRQEAG
- the pcaD gene encoding 3-oxoadipate enol-lactonase, with amino-acid sequence MTARLHTTVDGPADAPVLLLGSSLGTTGAMWEPQAAVLAKRFRVIRYDHLGHGRSAVPFGPYTMDLLGCELLRTLDDLDVPWVHYAGLSLGGMVGMWLAAHAPDRVRRLALLCTSASLGPPEQWRDRAATVRAVGLEAVADAVVARWFTPGFAADRPDVVATHRAMLTATSPAGYAASCEAIATMDLRPDLARIDAPTLVVAGADDRATSVEHAREIVGRIPGARLAVVGAAAHLANVEQPEQVSRLLLDHFDERPGDR
- the pcaB gene encoding 3-carboxy-cis,cis-muconate cycloisomerase, which codes for MRQFSSPSDGLLGSLSGAPEVDKELGDTALLRALLDAEAALVRAAADAGVLPTTAADAIVEQCRAERYDTASLGRAADAAGNPVVPLVRELTAAVPEHAQGWVHIGATSQDILDTALSLVAVRALGPLLRHLDAAVEAAARLADTHRDTVLVARTLGQQAAPTTFGLKAAGWLTGLVDARDRLRQAGAAQPAQLGGAVGTLAALGPAGPDIAERFAAHLGLPASPLPWHTRRQPRLDLAAALGGLLAATGKVALDVGLLAQTEIGEVAEGGAGRGGSSAMPHKHNPVDSVLIGSAARRGPGLVATLFAAAVQEHERAAGAWHAEWEPLLDLLHLAGGAASRCARMLAELQVRPERMRRNLDVTGGLVLAEAVAARLAPALGRDAAHDLVTRAAAAPSFRAALLADPQVRAHLSEAQVDEALDPHRWLGSAGRFVDNALAAVRGPRT